Part of the Candidatus Zixiibacteriota bacterium genome, CCAGACCTCTTTCGGGTAGATCGAAAGATTGAGTTCGGTCTTCTCGAAAACTTTGTCATAAGACCATCTCCAGAATTCCCGCCCTTTTCTGTAGATTTTGAAATCGAAAAGTTGGTTTGAATCGAAATTCAATCTGACCACGTCTTCGGAGACATTCTCGATCTCTAATTTCAAATCCACAGGCCCGCCCAGAGGATAACCTTTATCCTGAGTTACAACCCGGATTCTTATTTTTTTATATGGACTTTCTTCTGGATTTTCAGTCTGTGGGGGGTGATAAAGCGGCGTGCATTCAAAGATTGAAAACAAGAAGAGCAAAAAGCAGATTCTAACTGGTTTGAGCAATTTCTTCTCCTTTGGAAAAGTTAGAAAAATGCTCTAAATCTTTTTTCCTGCTTTTCGAAAGGTACATCTCTAAGATAAGAAAAATTGAAGCCAGCCACAAGAAATTTTTGCTCAGTTCTTTCCCATACCTGGTCTTCAGTATCTCCTTTTCCAAATCCTGGTCCGGTCCAATGACCAGTAGATTAGGGCTATCTTTCAGATCATTTTTTAATTCAGAGTCTGTTAACGGCTCAAAATCTGAATCCCGGACATCGAGATTTACTGCAAGCTGGTCAATGACCTCACCCCCGGATTGAAGCTTATAGATTCCCGGTTTTCTCATCTCCTCAAGTTTCAGGATAAGTTTGTCTTTGAAAAACTCCGGGATTAAAGTGACTTTGAAATTATCCGGGTCAACCAGCTCAACTTTTTCGATTTTTGGAGACTCAAACTCCCTTCTGATTTTCTCGCCTACTAAAAATTCTTCTAAAGGGAAAAGACTGGAGCAAAGATATTCAACTGAGCGGCGCACAAACGGGACGAAAATCGTATGCTCTCCTAAATCCGAGAACTCCGGCTCATACGAGCTCATAAAAGCTAATATTTTGCCTGAGCCTGAAGAACTTTCAATTAATGCCGGTGAGCCGGAGCTGAAATTCGCCAGAACCTTAGCTTTTTTTCCGGGAGTTACCTCGTAAATGGAAAAAAACTTAAGCTGTGGGAACTTTGTTTTATCCAGCTCCTTATAAGGCTGAAACACAGGGTGAAATAGGTCCATCTTCTCTAAGGTTAAAAAGCCCTGACTTTTTCCCGAAAAATCTGATTTACCTTTCAAGGTAGAATTAAGATACTTTCTGCAGACTTCAGCATAAACATCTTCTTCCCCTTTGCCAAAGGAGAACAAAACCCCTCCTCCAGAGTTCAAAAATTTATCTAACCTTTTTAAGTCCTCTGAGCTTATTCCTGAAAGGCCAGATA contains:
- a CDS encoding BsuPI-related putative proteinase inhibitor codes for the protein MLKPVRICFLLFLFSIFECTPLYHPPQTENPEESPYKKIRIRVVTQDKGYPLGGPVDLKLEIENVSEDVVRLNFDSNQLFDFKIYRKGREFWRWSYDKVFEKTELNLSIYPKEVWTFKTEWDTKDNQRRWVLGGRYYIEGILNSSPPLKSEQVEIGLTD